The proteins below come from a single Miscanthus floridulus cultivar M001 chromosome 1, ASM1932011v1, whole genome shotgun sequence genomic window:
- the LOC136466870 gene encoding uncharacterized mitochondrial protein AtMg00810-like, whose translation MVAHFRMRDLGALSYYLGIEMRKAEEALMLGQSAYALKLLEQSSMAECKPCVTPMEERLKLTKASTAAKVDATLYRSIIGGLCYLVHTRSDITFTVGYISRFIEDPREDHRAMVKWLVRYVKRTVD comes from the coding sequence atggtggctcattttcgaatgagggatctcggcgcgctctcctactacctcggcatcgagatGAGAAAGGCGGAGGAGGcgctcatgctcggtcagagcgcgtacgccttGAAGCTGTTAGAGCAGAgcagcatggctgagtgcaagccatgcgtaactccaatggaggagcggctgaagctgacgaaggccagtactgcggccaaggtagatgcaacactctatcggagcatcatcggtggtctatgctacctagtccacacgaggtcgGACATTACGTTCACCGTGGGCTACATCAGCCGCTTCAtagaggatccccgagaggatcaccgGGCCATGGTGAAATGGCTAGTGCGCTATGTCAAGAGGACGGTGGATtag
- the LOC136501198 gene encoding zinc finger protein ZAT7-like produces the protein MAYGKRSRQKAEEMVWLPDGADVTRFLMLFSGHHQHFYHGAGVASTDAASSAPERVFECKTCNRQFPSFQALGGHRASHKKPRLADGGVDAAAAEPPKPKVHGCSICGLEFAIGQALGGHMRRHRAADQEDAGSPPGLGLGLSLGSGLLAPKDDSGKKAAPPAELVLDLNAVPELEEEQDRAKLGLSIEFPVAVVDFLR, from the coding sequence ATGGCCTATGGCAAGAGGTCACGCCAGAAGGCCGAGGAGATGGTCTGGCTGCCCGACGGCGCCGACGTCACGCGCTTCCTGATGCTCTTCTCGGGCCACCACCAGCACTTCTACCACGGCGCCGGCGTGGCGTCCACAGACGCGGCCTCCTCGGCGCCCGAGCGGGTGTTCGAGTGCAAGACCTGCAACCGGCAGTTCCCGTCCTTCCAGGCGCTCGGCGGCCACCGGGCCAGCCACAAGAAGCCCCGCCTCGCGGACGGCGGCGTCGACGCCGCGGCGGCCGAGCCGCCCAAGCCTAAGGTGCACGGCTGCTCCATCTGCGGGCTCGAGTTCGCCATCGGCCAGGCGCTCGGCGGCCACATGCGCCGCCACCGGGCTGCCGATCAGGAGGACGCCGGCAGCCCGCCCGGCCTCGGGCTTGGCCTCAGCCTCGGGAGCGGGCTACTCGCCCCGAAAGACGACAGCGGCAAGAAGGCCGCGCCGCCGGCCGAGCTGGTGCTGGACCTTAACGCCGTgccggagctggaggaggagcaggatCGCGCCAAGCTGGGGCTCTCCATCGAATTCCCCGTAGCAGTAGTTGACTTCTTACGTTAA
- the LOC136501206 gene encoding uncharacterized protein, translating into MASPPPSPVPHPTSAATAAAAGNGHATSASPVDALFLQNLMSRVQLRPPFLDTNSFLTQDLDDFLLNEFAALSAAAGASDDDEDEEDEDGGLAGGEGSGEARRRRMLAWEEAKLEKEIVRMVLAGEAEDKLKPNSGQSVAVGDHHLCVGFHDDASGEYRIWEWHGHVMLFDDEDGYSAEYIYGNHFEPLAAATARAKKKEKEMREKDLSMGLRDLVLDTDDGGNGNLSKENRSNGGPRVVRRNWVSRAC; encoded by the coding sequence atggcctcgccgccgccgtctcctGTGCCGCACCCCACCTCCGCAGCAACCGCAGCTGCGGCGGGCAATGGTCACGCCACCTCCGCTTCGCCGGTGGACGCGCTCTTCCTCCAGAACCTCATGAGCCGCGTCCAGCTCCGCCCGCCCTTCCTCGACACCAACTCATTCCTCACCCAGGACCTTGACGACTTCCTCCTCAACGAGTTCGCCGCGCTATCCGCCGCCGCAGGGGCGTCGGATGATGACGAAgacgaggaggatgaggacgGCGGGCTCGCTGGCGGGGAGGGCTCCGGggaggcgaggcggcggcggatgcTGGCGTGGGAGGAGGCGAAGCTGGAGAAGGAGATCGTGCGGATGGTGCTGGCCGGGGAGGCCGAGGACAAGCTCAAGCCCAATTCGGGCCAGTCCGTGGCCGTCGGCGACCACCACCTCTGCGTCGGCTTCCACGACGACGCCAGCGGGGAGTATCGCATCTGGGAATGGCATGGCCACGTCATGCTGTTCGACGACGAGGACGGATACTCCGCAGAGTACATTTATGGCAACCACTTCGAGCCGCTCGCTGCTGCCACAGCCAGggccaagaagaaggagaaggagatgagAGAGAAGGACTTGAGCATGGGGCTTCGGGATTTGGTCTTGGACACTGACGACGGTGGCAATGGCAATCTCTCCAAAGAGAACCGCAGCAATGGAGGGCCCAGGGTAGTGCGCAGGAATTGGGTTTCTAGAGCTTGCTAG